A genomic window from Levilactobacillus yonginensis includes:
- a CDS encoding IS30-like element ISLsa1 family transposase yields the protein MGTSTLSRFQRGALAQLVNEGNKSYQVMADALGVAKATISYELDRVKPYDPELAQQDADRKRRNCGRRSMLTAALATLITNHLRLTWSPETIAAAYNLSTASIYNWLNRGWLPFKLTDLPNRNVRQHRVSENRGKFTSGTSIEQRPTTVNQRLAFGHWEVDTVLSSRSEPRSCLVTFVERKTRLLWAIKAPNRTAKALNTAFGKFMGAFGPQVKSITVDHGKEFANYQALEQDYQIKVYFCHPYSPWERGSNEYFNRRLRWFFPKKTNFSQVTTDEILAALELINQRPLKIHHQQTAIERFRACSD from the coding sequence TTGGGTACATCTACTTTATCACGTTTTCAACGTGGCGCACTAGCACAACTGGTCAATGAGGGGAATAAATCTTACCAAGTAATGGCTGACGCCTTAGGCGTCGCCAAAGCTACGATTAGCTATGAGTTGGACCGGGTTAAACCTTATGATCCAGAATTAGCTCAGCAAGATGCAGATCGCAAAAGGCGGAATTGCGGCCGTCGTTCGATGCTGACGGCAGCATTAGCGACTTTAATTACCAATCACTTACGATTAACCTGGTCACCAGAAACCATTGCGGCCGCTTATAACTTGAGCACTGCGTCAATTTATAATTGGCTTAATCGTGGCTGGCTCCCCTTCAAATTGACTGATCTACCCAATCGGAATGTCCGCCAGCACCGAGTGAGCGAAAATCGTGGGAAATTTACAAGTGGGACTTCCATCGAACAACGGCCAACAACTGTTAATCAACGGTTAGCTTTTGGTCATTGGGAAGTAGATACGGTGCTTTCTAGTCGAAGTGAGCCACGATCATGTCTGGTTACATTCGTAGAACGTAAGACCCGACTTCTATGGGCCATCAAAGCCCCTAATAGAACGGCTAAGGCTCTAAACACCGCCTTTGGCAAGTTTATGGGGGCCTTCGGTCCCCAAGTAAAATCCATTACTGTTGATCATGGTAAAGAGTTTGCCAATTATCAGGCCTTAGAACAGGATTATCAGATCAAAGTTTATTTTTGCCATCCATATTCACCATGGGAGCGAGGTTCCAATGAATATTTTAATAGACGGTTACGCTGGTTCTTCCCGAAAAAGACCAATTTTAGCCAAGTAACGACTGATGAGATCCTAGCAGCACTTGAACTAATTAATCAACGACCATTAAAAATACATCATCAACAGACTGCCATTGAAAGATTCCGGGCTTGTTCGGATTAA
- a CDS encoding bifunctional (p)ppGpp synthetase/guanosine-3',5'-bis(diphosphate) 3'-pyrophosphohydrolase, with the protein MTKERVWTADEVIARVNEYMNAEHVKMVVQACQFATIAHKDQHRQSGEPYIMHPIQVAGILADLNMDPETVSAGFLHDIVEDTGATLSDVRELFGDDVALIVDGVTKLGKIKYKSNREQLAENHRKLLLAMSKDIRVMIVKLADRLHNMRTLEHLRPDKQRRIANETLEIYAPLADRLGISTIKWELEDISLRYLNPQQYYRIVHLMNSRRDQREEYIAAAIKVIQESISDLKITPDIYGRPKHIYSVYRKMKDQHKQFSQIYDLLAIRVIVDTIKDCYAVLGAIHSQWKPMPGRFKDYIAMPKANMYQSLHTTVIGPEGKPLEVQIRTKEMHAVAEYGVAAHWAYKEGVKDKVQETNSGDKLNLFKHIIELQEDTDDASDFMDSVKGELFGDHVYAFTPKGDVLELPKGAGPLDMAYAIHTEVGHHTTGATINGKIVPLNYEIKNGDIVDIRTSSSSAGPSRDWMKLVSTRRARNKIKQFFRQTDREQNIVAGQETIERTIRELGYDPKQLMTKENMDKVTAKLHYQHGDDLLAAVGFGDIQPRGVANRLTDGVRQAEEDKRRRQEEKELLEEHQTLKNDADTDKKVRKDKDKDSDGVVIEGVDNLLIRLSHCCSPVPGDDIVGYITKGRGVSVHRKDCPNVKNAEENGERIVAVRWGNMAGDKTNYNADIEVQGYNRNGLLNDVLRTINNNTKYLTSINGKVDHNKMATISVSVGTRSTLELQRILDNIKNIADVYVVKRAFH; encoded by the coding sequence ATGACCAAAGAACGTGTCTGGACGGCTGATGAAGTAATTGCCAGAGTCAATGAATATATGAATGCAGAGCACGTTAAAATGGTGGTGCAGGCCTGCCAATTTGCGACGATTGCTCACAAGGATCAACACCGCCAATCTGGTGAACCCTATATTATGCATCCGATTCAGGTTGCAGGGATTCTGGCAGACTTAAACATGGACCCAGAAACGGTTTCCGCCGGTTTTCTCCACGATATTGTTGAGGATACTGGTGCCACTCTGAGTGATGTTCGAGAACTTTTTGGCGACGACGTGGCTTTGATCGTTGATGGCGTCACCAAGCTTGGTAAAATTAAGTACAAGTCGAACAGAGAGCAACTGGCTGAAAATCACCGTAAACTACTGCTGGCAATGTCCAAGGATATTCGCGTCATGATTGTGAAGCTGGCCGACCGCCTGCACAACATGCGGACTCTAGAGCATTTGCGGCCCGACAAGCAACGGCGAATCGCTAACGAAACTTTGGAAATTTATGCACCACTGGCTGATCGTTTAGGGATTAGCACGATCAAGTGGGAACTGGAAGATATCTCACTGCGGTACCTAAATCCACAGCAGTACTACCGCATCGTTCACCTGATGAATTCACGGCGTGACCAACGGGAAGAATACATTGCAGCAGCCATCAAAGTCATTCAGGAATCAATTAGTGATTTGAAGATTACCCCTGACATTTACGGTCGGCCTAAACATATTTACTCTGTTTACCGGAAAATGAAAGATCAACATAAACAGTTTAGTCAAATCTACGATCTCCTGGCTATCCGGGTCATTGTCGATACTATTAAGGATTGTTATGCCGTGTTGGGAGCAATTCACTCACAGTGGAAGCCAATGCCTGGTCGGTTCAAGGATTACATTGCGATGCCTAAGGCTAACATGTACCAGTCTCTGCATACCACGGTGATTGGTCCAGAAGGCAAGCCGCTCGAAGTTCAGATTCGAACTAAGGAAATGCACGCGGTCGCTGAATATGGGGTTGCTGCGCACTGGGCCTATAAGGAAGGTGTCAAGGACAAAGTTCAGGAGACCAATTCTGGTGACAAACTGAATCTGTTTAAGCACATTATTGAATTGCAGGAGGATACCGATGACGCGTCCGACTTTATGGACAGTGTTAAAGGTGAACTCTTTGGCGATCATGTTTACGCCTTCACGCCGAAGGGCGACGTCTTGGAATTGCCTAAAGGTGCCGGGCCACTTGATATGGCCTACGCAATTCACACCGAGGTCGGTCACCACACCACGGGGGCGACTATCAATGGCAAGATTGTGCCGTTGAATTACGAAATCAAGAATGGAGACATTGTGGATATTCGGACGTCCTCTAGTTCAGCTGGACCAAGTCGTGACTGGATGAAATTGGTTTCCACGCGGCGTGCCCGTAATAAAATTAAGCAATTCTTCCGGCAGACTGACCGGGAACAGAATATTGTGGCAGGTCAAGAAACGATTGAGCGTACGATTCGTGAATTGGGCTATGATCCGAAGCAGTTAATGACCAAAGAGAATATGGATAAAGTCACTGCTAAGCTCCATTACCAACATGGCGATGATTTACTGGCTGCCGTTGGTTTTGGTGACATTCAACCACGAGGGGTCGCCAATCGGTTGACCGATGGCGTGCGTCAGGCTGAAGAGGATAAGCGGCGGCGTCAGGAAGAAAAGGAATTACTGGAAGAACACCAGACGCTCAAAAATGACGCTGACACGGATAAAAAAGTTCGTAAGGACAAGGATAAGGACTCCGATGGCGTGGTCATTGAGGGTGTTGATAACTTGCTGATTCGGCTGAGTCATTGTTGTTCGCCCGTCCCTGGGGATGACATTGTGGGTTACATTACCAAGGGCCGGGGAGTCTCCGTTCACCGGAAGGATTGCCCGAACGTGAAGAACGCTGAGGAAAATGGTGAGCGGATCGTGGCGGTTCGCTGGGGAAATATGGCCGGCGATAAGACCAATTACAATGCCGATATCGAAGTACAGGGCTATAACCGTAACGGGTTGTTGAATGATGTCTTAAGGACAATCAACAACAATACGAAGTATCTCACTTCCATCAACGGGAAAGTTGACCACAATAAGATGGCGACCATCTCTGTGAGTGTGGGTACGCGGAGCACCCTGGAATTGCAACGGATTTTGGATAATATTAAGAACATTGCGGACGTTTACGTGGTTAAGCGGGCGTTCCACTAG
- the dtd gene encoding D-aminoacyl-tRNA deacylase has translation MRILLQRVSEAQVAIDGDVHGAIQQGFLLLVGAEDSDTSEQVDYLVHKISKLRVFEDDAGKMNLSISDVGGSVLSVSQFTLYANTKKGNRPSFVAAGDPKHANQMYEEFNQKLAATGLTVETGVFGADMQVSLINDGPVTIWFDTDRP, from the coding sequence ATGCGAATTCTATTACAGCGGGTCAGTGAAGCTCAAGTTGCCATTGATGGTGACGTCCACGGGGCCATTCAACAAGGTTTCTTATTGTTAGTGGGGGCTGAAGACAGCGATACGAGTGAACAAGTAGATTACTTAGTACACAAAATTAGTAAATTGCGGGTTTTTGAAGACGATGCTGGGAAGATGAACTTGAGTATTTCAGACGTGGGGGGCAGTGTGCTCTCTGTCTCCCAGTTCACACTGTATGCAAATACCAAGAAGGGTAACCGGCCGAGCTTCGTGGCGGCAGGTGACCCGAAGCATGCCAATCAAATGTATGAGGAATTCAATCAAAAATTGGCGGCAACCGGTTTGACCGTTGAAACGGGAGTCTTTGGTGCGGATATGCAAGTGTCTTTAATCAATGATGGCCCCGTCACGATTTGGTTCGATACGGATCGGCCTTAG
- a CDS encoding HAD-IA family hydrolase has protein sequence MRYQQIFWDFDGTLVDTYPGMVAAFHQALVASRVNDFEIDDDDVYRTMRQHSLGTALQRFSAEYQLDQDRLAKIYQREVAPKLSSAHPFKGAVNVLAGVVAAGGRNFLLTHRDAQALDRLDELNLKRYFTGFVTASDNYPRKPDPTSLQALCRQFDVDPQSALMVGDRTLDVTAGHRAGMAGALFDLDHLIVADSQPEFRTAALAELQAWLLV, from the coding sequence TTGCGGTATCAACAAATATTTTGGGATTTTGATGGCACGTTGGTCGACACATATCCGGGGATGGTGGCGGCCTTTCATCAGGCCCTAGTTGCCAGTCGGGTCAATGATTTTGAAATTGATGACGACGATGTCTATCGAACCATGCGGCAACATAGTTTAGGGACAGCTCTGCAACGGTTCTCCGCGGAGTATCAGTTAGATCAGGACCGCTTGGCTAAAATTTATCAGCGTGAAGTGGCGCCAAAGCTTTCGTCTGCGCACCCGTTCAAAGGGGCTGTCAATGTTTTGGCTGGCGTGGTTGCAGCTGGTGGGCGCAACTTTCTGCTCACTCACCGGGATGCCCAGGCTTTAGACCGATTGGATGAATTAAACCTAAAGCGGTATTTTACGGGCTTCGTGACGGCTTCTGATAATTATCCGCGTAAGCCAGATCCAACCAGCCTACAGGCGTTGTGTCGCCAATTTGACGTTGATCCACAATCGGCGTTAATGGTGGGTGATCGCACCCTAGACGTCACGGCAGGGCATCGAGCTGGCATGGCTGGCGCCTTGTTTGACCTAGACCATTTAATCGTGGCGGATAGCCAGCCGGAGTTTCGGACAGCGGCATTGGCCGAACTTCAAGCTTGGTTATTGGTATAG
- the mscL gene encoding large-conductance mechanosensitive channel protein MscL, whose translation MLKEFKEFIARGNVMDLAVGVIVGAAFTAIVNSLVNNLINPLIGLFVGSIDFSNLVFTVGDAHFKYGAFINAIINFLIIAFVVFILVKVLNKVAPAKADEEPAEPEPTNEEKYLKEIVTLLKHDDQHK comes from the coding sequence TTGTTAAAGGAATTCAAAGAGTTCATTGCCCGCGGCAATGTTATGGACCTAGCCGTTGGGGTTATTGTTGGGGCTGCATTCACGGCTATCGTCAATTCTTTGGTCAATAACCTGATCAATCCCCTTATTGGCTTATTCGTTGGTAGCATTGACTTCTCCAATCTAGTCTTCACCGTTGGGGACGCCCACTTCAAATATGGGGCGTTTATCAACGCCATCATTAACTTTCTGATTATTGCCTTTGTCGTCTTCATCCTAGTCAAAGTTTTAAACAAGGTCGCCCCTGCCAAGGCAGATGAAGAACCGGCGGAACCAGAGCCAACCAACGAAGAGAAGTACTTAAAGGAAATCGTCACGCTGCTCAAACATGATGATCAGCACAAATAA
- a CDS encoding DNA/RNA non-specific endonuclease: MKKKQFLWIAVSLLLLVLGGCSNSSDAAKTKTVYNHTPEKQAVKLEKANSAEKQRLDAVQVKLDHRQATSKTTQKPSKTPTKKKTTTKQKLADRTYQGEQEITINQNDPDFSKKQLATKSGAWQTYHQLDGLNRVTGAEALLNQSLMPTAKREPLTVDPTGWHNKRTSHGWLYNRSHLIGYQFTGGKFYN, encoded by the coding sequence ATGAAGAAAAAACAGTTTTTATGGATTGCCGTTAGTCTCTTACTGCTCGTGTTGGGTGGCTGCTCAAATTCTAGTGATGCCGCCAAAACCAAGACCGTTTACAATCACACGCCCGAAAAGCAGGCCGTCAAACTGGAAAAAGCCAACTCGGCAGAAAAGCAGCGTTTAGACGCTGTCCAAGTAAAGTTAGATCACCGGCAAGCCACCAGTAAAACTACCCAAAAGCCATCAAAGACGCCAACCAAAAAGAAAACAACCACTAAGCAGAAATTGGCTGACCGCACCTACCAGGGAGAACAAGAAATTACAATCAATCAGAATGATCCTGATTTCAGTAAAAAACAACTAGCCACCAAGTCGGGCGCTTGGCAAACGTACCACCAATTGGATGGCCTGAACCGCGTTACCGGAGCCGAAGCCCTCTTGAACCAATCCCTCATGCCCACTGCTAAGCGCGAGCCCCTGACGGTCGATCCAACTGGTTGGCATAACAAACGTACGAGTCATGGCTGGCTTTACAATCGGAGCCATTTAATCGGCTATCAATTTACGGGTGGCAAATTCTATAATTAA
- a CDS encoding 16S rRNA (uracil(1498)-N(3))-methyltransferase, translating into MQRYFLEDVHEDQDVLTLPTDIAHHWVTVLRAQTGAVAEFVDQTAHLFHGELQTLAGDKATVKLTAVVTPAVELPVKVTIACGLPKQEKAEWITQKATELGVDQIIFFGGDWSVAKWQPNKVAKKLARLTKIAHGAAEQSHRLRRPMVSYAPNLRAVFQAAPADVRLLAYEESAKQGEQSALNRQLQALKSDQSLLAIFGPEGGISPAEVQLAQANQAILAGLGPRILRTETAPLYLLSAVSVVMELQ; encoded by the coding sequence ATGCAACGGTATTTTCTTGAGGATGTCCACGAGGATCAGGATGTCTTAACGTTACCAACAGATATTGCCCATCATTGGGTTACCGTTCTCCGGGCACAGACCGGGGCTGTGGCGGAGTTTGTCGACCAGACGGCTCATCTGTTCCATGGTGAACTGCAGACATTAGCGGGCGACAAGGCGACGGTCAAATTGACGGCTGTGGTGACACCCGCAGTGGAACTACCCGTGAAGGTCACGATTGCCTGTGGCTTACCCAAGCAGGAGAAGGCCGAGTGGATTACGCAGAAAGCTACCGAATTGGGTGTTGACCAGATTATTTTCTTCGGTGGCGATTGGTCGGTGGCTAAGTGGCAGCCCAACAAGGTTGCTAAAAAGTTAGCTCGCTTAACCAAAATCGCTCACGGTGCTGCTGAACAGTCGCACCGTTTACGGCGACCAATGGTGAGCTATGCCCCTAACTTGCGGGCGGTGTTTCAAGCGGCACCGGCGGACGTACGGTTATTAGCCTATGAAGAATCGGCCAAGCAAGGTGAACAAAGTGCGTTGAATCGGCAGTTACAGGCGTTAAAATCAGATCAAAGTCTACTAGCCATCTTTGGCCCCGAGGGCGGGATCAGTCCCGCTGAGGTTCAACTGGCACAAGCCAATCAAGCGATATTGGCCGGGTTAGGTCCCCGGATATTACGGACAGAGACGGCGCCGCTATATTTACTATCAGCAGTTTCAGTGGTTATGGAACTACAGTAA
- a CDS encoding fructosamine kinase family protein, which yields MTLAQNWLTQLPLPQPLTATPVSGGDINEAFQLDSPEGPYFLLVQPQTPASFYAHEVAGLRALSQAANVPDVIATGVINGDAYLILEFLTTGHGSQYALGQMVARVHHVTAKQFGFDQDNLVAKLPKNNHWEPDWSTFYLNQRLDPLVERAKQHQLWNPQRQTAYERVRQNIITENQDRKIVPSLLHGDLWSGNYLFTADGTPTLIDPDVLYGDREFDLAMTTIFGGFSADFYRGYQELYPLAEGYAERLPHYQLYYLLAHLNLFGETYGGAVNEILARG from the coding sequence GTGACGCTTGCACAGAATTGGCTCACTCAACTACCGCTACCCCAACCGTTGACAGCCACCCCCGTCAGTGGCGGCGACATTAACGAGGCCTTTCAGCTCGATTCACCGGAGGGACCTTACTTTTTACTGGTTCAGCCGCAGACGCCAGCCTCTTTTTACGCCCACGAGGTCGCTGGATTGCGTGCTCTAAGCCAGGCAGCCAACGTTCCCGACGTCATTGCCACTGGTGTCATCAACGGTGATGCCTACCTGATTTTAGAATTTTTAACAACTGGTCACGGGAGTCAATACGCCCTGGGACAAATGGTTGCCCGCGTTCATCACGTAACTGCTAAGCAGTTTGGCTTTGATCAGGACAATTTGGTGGCCAAGTTACCGAAAAACAATCACTGGGAACCAGATTGGTCGACATTCTACCTCAACCAACGCCTTGATCCGCTGGTCGAACGGGCCAAGCAACATCAGCTTTGGAATCCGCAGCGGCAGACTGCCTACGAACGTGTTCGTCAAAACATCATCACCGAGAACCAGGACCGAAAGATTGTCCCTTCGCTCCTTCACGGTGATTTATGGTCCGGCAACTACCTATTCACGGCTGACGGGACGCCGACCTTAATCGATCCCGATGTCCTTTACGGAGACCGCGAGTTTGACTTGGCAATGACCACGATTTTTGGTGGCTTCTCGGCAGACTTTTACCGTGGCTACCAGGAACTCTACCCATTGGCTGAGGGCTATGCCGAACGATTGCCCCACTACCAATTGTATTATCTGTTGGCTCACCTTAATCTGTTTGGTGAGACTTACGGTGGTGCCGTTAATGAAATCTTAGCTCGCGGGTAA
- the prmA gene encoding 50S ribosomal protein L11 methyltransferase has protein sequence MQWTEVSVLTTNEAVEAVSNILQEAGASGVKIDDALDFANLKPGKYGEIVDLKTIPHRTTGAEITAYYPETVFVPEILPTIRQRVQELAKFGLDAAPGTVTSQAVDDESWATAWQKYYHPVRVTRYLTVSPSWENYQPVQDGEHVIRLDPGMAFGTGTHPTTRLSMTALEMVVRGGESMYDVGTGSGVLSIAAKYMGVDKITAFDLDDVAVRSAKTNLDLNPVAKDIIAKPNDLLKGIHQPVDLVVANILAEIILPLVPQAWENLNEGGYFLTSGIIADKLDEVVAAQVKQGFIIDNVLQMKDWRGVIAHKPTEDE, from the coding sequence ATGCAGTGGACCGAAGTCAGCGTTTTGACGACCAATGAGGCCGTTGAAGCGGTCAGCAATATTTTACAGGAAGCCGGGGCTAGTGGCGTTAAGATCGACGACGCCCTAGATTTTGCTAACCTCAAGCCAGGTAAATACGGTGAAATTGTCGATTTAAAGACGATTCCGCACAGAACCACCGGTGCTGAGATTACGGCGTACTATCCCGAAACGGTATTTGTTCCAGAAATCTTGCCAACTATTCGGCAGCGGGTTCAGGAACTTGCAAAATTTGGATTAGATGCCGCACCAGGAACAGTTACGAGTCAGGCTGTTGATGATGAAAGTTGGGCTACGGCTTGGCAAAAATATTATCATCCAGTACGAGTGACCCGCTACCTGACGGTGAGTCCTAGTTGGGAAAATTATCAACCAGTTCAAGATGGTGAACACGTCATTCGTTTGGATCCAGGGATGGCGTTTGGGACCGGAACCCACCCAACGACGCGGCTATCCATGACGGCGCTGGAAATGGTTGTCCGCGGCGGCGAATCTATGTACGACGTCGGGACCGGTTCTGGTGTTTTGAGTATTGCTGCCAAGTACATGGGTGTTGATAAGATCACAGCGTTCGATTTAGACGACGTGGCTGTTCGTTCAGCTAAGACCAATCTGGATTTGAACCCCGTGGCCAAGGACATTATTGCTAAGCCCAACGACCTTTTGAAGGGAATCCATCAACCAGTTGACTTAGTGGTAGCCAATATTTTGGCGGAAATCATTCTGCCATTAGTTCCTCAAGCTTGGGAAAACCTCAATGAAGGGGGCTACTTCCTGACGTCTGGAATTATTGCCGACAAGTTAGATGAAGTCGTAGCTGCGCAAGTCAAGCAAGGTTTTATCATCGACAATGTCTTACAAATGAAAGATTGGCGTGGCGTCATTGCCCACAAACCGACGGAGGATGAATAG